A single Streptomyces sp. Edi2 DNA region contains:
- the argS gene encoding arginine--tRNA ligase gives MASVTSLAASVHQRVADALSAALPEAGAADPLLRRSDRADFQANGMLALAKKLKGNPRELATKVVAEIGESDLLQEIEVSGPGFLNITIADRAITETLAARAADDRLGVPLKEQPGVTVIDYAQPNVAKEMHVGHLRSAVIGDALRHILDFTGEQTIGRHHIGDWGTQFGMLIQYLIENPGELAPAADVDGEQAMSNLNRVYKASRAVFDSDEQFKERARKRVVALQSGDAETLDLWQRFVDESKVYFYSVFEKLDMEIRDDEIVGESAYNDMMGETARLLEESGVAVRSEGALVVFFDEIRGKDDQPVPLIVQKADGGFGYAASDLSAIRNRVVDLKATTLLYVVDVRQSLHFRMVFEAARRAGWLSDDITAHNMGYGTVLGADGKPFKTRAGETVRLEDLLDEAAERATTVVREKGAAIGLTEREITENGAQVGIGAVKYADLSTSPSRDYKFDLDQMVSLNGDTSVYLQYAYARIRSIFRKAGDAAPAAHPELPLAPAERALGLHLDQFGETVAEAAAAYEPHKLAAYLYGLASLFTTFYDQCPVLKAEGGPDQLANRLFLCDLTARTLHQGMALLGIRTPERL, from the coding sequence ATGGCCTCGGTCACTTCCCTCGCAGCTTCGGTTCACCAGCGCGTCGCGGACGCCCTCTCGGCAGCCCTGCCGGAGGCCGGCGCCGCGGACCCGCTGCTGCGCCGAAGCGACCGGGCCGACTTCCAGGCCAACGGCATGCTGGCGCTGGCCAAGAAGCTCAAGGGCAATCCGCGGGAGCTGGCGACCAAGGTCGTCGCGGAGATCGGCGAGAGCGACCTCCTCCAGGAGATCGAGGTCTCCGGCCCCGGCTTCCTCAACATCACGATCGCCGACCGGGCGATCACCGAGACGCTGGCCGCGCGCGCCGCCGACGACCGGCTCGGCGTCCCGCTCAAGGAGCAGCCCGGCGTCACGGTCATCGACTACGCCCAGCCGAACGTCGCCAAGGAGATGCACGTCGGGCACCTGCGCTCGGCGGTCATCGGCGACGCCCTGCGCCACATCCTGGACTTCACCGGCGAGCAGACGATCGGCCGGCACCACATCGGTGACTGGGGCACCCAGTTCGGCATGCTCATCCAGTACCTGATCGAGAACCCCGGCGAGCTGGCCCCGGCGGCCGACGTCGACGGCGAGCAGGCGATGAGCAACCTCAACCGGGTCTACAAGGCCTCGCGCGCCGTCTTCGACTCCGACGAGCAGTTCAAGGAGCGGGCCAGGAAGCGGGTCGTGGCGCTCCAGTCCGGCGACGCGGAGACCCTTGACCTGTGGCAGCGGTTCGTGGACGAGTCGAAGGTCTACTTCTACTCGGTCTTCGAGAAGCTGGACATGGAGATCCGCGACGACGAGATCGTCGGCGAGTCCGCGTACAACGACATGATGGGCGAGACGGCGCGGCTGCTGGAGGAGTCGGGCGTCGCCGTCCGCTCCGAGGGCGCGCTGGTGGTCTTCTTCGACGAGATCCGCGGCAAGGACGACCAGCCGGTGCCGCTGATCGTGCAGAAGGCGGACGGCGGCTTCGGCTACGCGGCCTCCGATCTCTCCGCGATCCGCAACCGCGTTGTCGACCTGAAGGCGACGACGCTCCTGTACGTCGTCGACGTCCGCCAGTCGCTGCACTTCCGGATGGTCTTCGAGGCGGCCCGCCGGGCGGGCTGGCTGAGCGACGACATCACCGCGCACAACATGGGCTACGGCACGGTCCTCGGTGCGGACGGCAAGCCGTTCAAGACCCGTGCGGGCGAGACCGTACGCCTGGAGGACCTGCTCGACGAGGCGGCCGAGCGGGCGACCACGGTGGTGCGCGAGAAGGGCGCGGCGATCGGCCTGACCGAACGGGAGATCACCGAGAACGGTGCGCAGGTCGGCATCGGCGCGGTGAAGTACGCGGACCTGTCGACGTCGCCGAGCCGGGACTACAAGTTCGACCTGGACCAGATGGTCTCGCTCAACGGCGACACCTCGGTCTACCTCCAGTACGCCTACGCCCGGATCCGGTCGATCTTCCGCAAGGCCGGTGACGCGGCCCCCGCGGCGCACCCGGAGCTGCCGCTGGCCCCGGCCGAGCGGGCGCTGGGCCTGCACCTCGACCAGTTCGGCGAGACCGTCGCCGAGGCCGCCGCCGCGTACGAGCCGCACAAGCTCGCCGCGTACCTCTACGGCCTCGCCTCGCTGTTCACGACCTTCTACGACCAGTGCCCGGTCCTGAAGGCCGAGGGCGGCCCGGACCAGCTGGCCAACCGGCTGTTCCTGTGCGACCTGACCGCCCGCACCCTCCACCAGGGCATGGCGCTGCTCGGCATCCGGACGCCCGAGCGGCTCTGA
- a CDS encoding nuclear transport factor 2 family protein, giving the protein MSHLADRAAIHDLNTRYAVAFDGFRLNESSGCWAEDGVLDERETGFGLFQGREAIRDFFRDSLFAHARYVIHVMFNHLVTDIEGNCAAGSVFCLVEVVKNDGGYVRSHVKYEDEYVRVDGQWKFGSRVIKPSFPGAPS; this is encoded by the coding sequence ATGAGTCATCTGGCCGATCGTGCCGCCATCCACGATCTCAACACTCGTTACGCGGTTGCTTTCGACGGCTTCCGGCTGAATGAGTCCTCCGGCTGCTGGGCCGAGGATGGCGTCCTCGACGAACGCGAGACCGGCTTCGGCCTGTTCCAAGGGCGCGAGGCGATACGCGACTTCTTCCGCGACTCACTCTTCGCCCATGCCCGCTACGTCATCCACGTCATGTTCAACCACCTGGTGACGGACATCGAGGGCAACTGCGCGGCGGGGAGTGTCTTCTGTCTCGTGGAAGTGGTGAAGAACGACGGCGGCTACGTTCGTTCCCACGTCAAGTACGAGGACGAATACGTTCGCGTGGACGGACAGTGGAAGTTTGGCAGCCGCGTCATCAAGCCGTCCTTCCCGGGCGCCCCGTCATGA
- the hemB gene encoding porphobilinogen synthase: MTKYGSFPGARPRRLRTTPAMRRMVAEHRLHPADLILPAFVREGIAEPVPISAMPGVVQHTRDTLRKAAVEAVDAGVAGIMLFGVPEDAKKDGVATAGTDPDGILQVAIRDVKAEVGDDLVIMSDLCLDEYTDHGHCGVLDAEGRVDNDATLERYAEMAQVQADAGVHVVAPSGMMDGQVGVIRDALDQTSHEDVSILAYTAKYSSAFYGPFREAVGSSLQGDRKTYQQDPANLRDSMVELALDLEEGADMVMVKPALPYLDVLAKVADAVDVPVAAYQISGEYAMIEAAAEKGWIDRDKAILEALTGIKRAGADMILTYWATEVARGL, from the coding sequence ATGACGAAGTACGGAAGCTTTCCCGGTGCGCGGCCGCGGCGGCTGCGTACCACCCCCGCCATGCGGCGGATGGTGGCCGAACACCGGCTGCACCCCGCCGACCTGATCCTTCCCGCGTTCGTACGGGAGGGGATCGCCGAGCCGGTGCCGATCTCCGCCATGCCGGGCGTCGTCCAGCACACCCGCGACACGCTGCGGAAGGCCGCCGTGGAGGCGGTCGACGCCGGGGTCGCCGGGATCATGCTGTTCGGGGTGCCGGAGGACGCGAAGAAGGACGGCGTCGCGACGGCGGGCACCGACCCGGACGGGATCCTGCAGGTCGCCATCCGTGACGTGAAGGCCGAGGTCGGCGACGACCTCGTGATCATGTCGGACCTGTGCCTGGACGAGTACACCGATCACGGCCACTGCGGTGTCCTGGACGCCGAGGGCCGGGTCGACAACGACGCGACGCTGGAGCGGTACGCCGAGATGGCGCAGGTGCAGGCCGACGCGGGCGTCCATGTCGTGGCCCCCAGCGGCATGATGGACGGCCAGGTCGGCGTCATCCGTGACGCGCTCGACCAGACCTCCCACGAGGACGTGTCGATCCTCGCCTACACGGCGAAGTACTCCTCCGCCTTCTACGGGCCCTTCCGGGAGGCCGTCGGCTCGTCCCTCCAGGGTGACCGCAAGACCTACCAGCAGGACCCGGCCAACCTCCGTGACTCGATGGTCGAGCTGGCGCTCGACCTGGAGGAGGGCGCCGACATGGTGATGGTCAAGCCGGCGCTGCCGTACCTGGACGTGCTGGCGAAGGTCGCGGATGCGGTGGACGTACCCGTTGCCGCGTACCAGATCTCCGGTGAGTACGCGATGATCGAGGCGGCCGCCGAGAAGGGCTGGATCGACCGGGACAAGGCGATCCTGGAGGCCTTGACCGGCATCAAGCGGGCCGGTGCCGACATGATCCTCACGTACTGGGCGACGGAGGTCGCGCGGGGGCTGTGA
- a CDS encoding CsbD family protein: MTAKRKMQAKGAQVIGAMKEVVGRATHNRKLEAEGKAEKTAGHGLDASEKVKDAVRRPWQH; the protein is encoded by the coding sequence ATGACTGCCAAGCGCAAGATGCAGGCCAAGGGCGCGCAGGTCATCGGCGCCATGAAGGAAGTCGTCGGCCGGGCCACGCACAACCGCAAGCTGGAGGCCGAGGGCAAGGCCGAGAAGACCGCGGGGCACGGGCTGGACGCGAGCGAGAAGGTCAAGGACGCGGTACGCAGGCCCTGGCAGCACTGA
- a CDS encoding alpha/beta fold hydrolase — MTAYVLVAGGHMGGWLWQDVVDRLRERGAEAYAATLTGMGDRRHLAGPETNLATHIEDLVQLIDHLDAPEVVLVAHCHGSFPALGAADRRPERVSRIVYVSAPLPMDGYSVHGLIDAFETDPAVRDGWRQRAEQAEDGWRIPPPSLDDAQARSSVAGVPADALARLVRLAAPQPLGTLTQPLRLSGAAAELPMSGVFCTGTGMNIAMVESLVRSGEPLFQVLAEPDVAFFELDTGHWPMLSVPDGLAEVLLRAAAGEGQRVTA; from the coding sequence ATGACGGCGTATGTGCTGGTGGCGGGCGGTCATATGGGCGGCTGGCTGTGGCAGGACGTAGTGGACCGGCTACGGGAGCGGGGAGCCGAGGCCTACGCGGCCACGCTCACGGGCATGGGCGACCGCCGCCATCTGGCGGGCCCGGAAACGAACTTGGCGACACATATCGAGGATCTGGTGCAGCTCATCGATCACTTGGATGCGCCGGAGGTGGTGCTCGTCGCCCACTGTCACGGCAGCTTTCCGGCGCTGGGCGCCGCCGACCGGCGCCCGGAACGGGTGTCCCGGATCGTGTACGTGTCGGCGCCCCTGCCGATGGACGGCTACTCGGTGCACGGCCTGATAGACGCATTCGAGACCGATCCCGCGGTCCGCGACGGGTGGCGGCAACGGGCCGAACAGGCCGAGGACGGCTGGCGGATCCCCCCGCCGTCGCTCGACGACGCGCAGGCCCGGAGCAGCGTCGCAGGCGTCCCCGCGGACGCGCTGGCCCGGCTCGTCCGCCTGGCCGCGCCGCAGCCGCTGGGTACGCTCACCCAGCCGCTCCGGCTGTCGGGGGCCGCCGCCGAGCTGCCGATGAGCGGCGTCTTCTGTACCGGCACGGGGATGAACATCGCCATGGTCGAGTCCCTGGTGCGGTCGGGGGAACCGCTCTTCCAGGTGCTCGCCGAGCCTGATGTGGCCTTCTTCGAACTCGACACCGGGCACTGGCCGATGCTCTCCGTCCCGGACGGGCTCGCCGAGGTGCTGCTCCGGGCCGCCGCGGGTGAAGGGCAGCGGGTGACCGCGTAG
- the lysS gene encoding lysine--tRNA ligase, protein MAQQSTETDWVSRFADEVIAEAERRAPGKPVVCASGLSPSGPIHLGNLREVMTPHLVADEIRRRGHEVRHLISWDDYDRYRKVPNGVPGVDDSWAEHIGKPLTAVPAPAGSPYPNWAEHFKAAMAEALAELGVEYDGISQTEQYTAGVYREQVLHAMKHRADIDAILGQYRTKKAPAKKSQKPVDEAELEAAEGSGAAAEDDGSGGSAGYFPYKPYCGQCEKDLTTVTSYDDETTELVYTCSECGFGETVRLSEFNRGKLVWKVDWPMRWAYEGVIFEPSGVDHSSPGSSFVVGGQIVRQIFDGDQPIGPMYAFVGISGMAKMSSSRGGVPTPGDALKIMEAPLLRWLYARRKPNQSFKIAFDQEIQRLYDEWDKLEAKVADGSALPADAAAYARAARTAAGELPRTPRPLPYRTLASVADITAGHDEQTLRILGELDPDNPVTSLDETRPRLAKAEYWINTQVPAEQRTIVRDEPDEELLGTLDEQSRGSLRLLLDGLDEHWSLDGLTTLVYGVPKVQAGLEPDAKPTPELKVAQRAFFALLYNLLVGRDTGPRLPTLLLAVGAERVRKLLGG, encoded by the coding sequence GTGGCTCAGCAGAGCACCGAGACCGACTGGGTCTCCAGGTTCGCGGACGAGGTCATTGCCGAGGCGGAGCGCCGCGCCCCGGGCAAACCGGTCGTCTGCGCCTCGGGCCTGAGCCCGTCCGGCCCGATCCACCTCGGCAACCTCCGCGAGGTCATGACCCCGCACCTCGTCGCCGACGAGATCCGCCGCCGCGGCCACGAGGTCCGCCACCTCATCTCCTGGGACGACTACGACCGCTACCGCAAGGTCCCGAACGGCGTGCCGGGTGTCGACGACTCCTGGGCCGAGCACATCGGCAAGCCGCTGACCGCGGTGCCGGCCCCGGCCGGTTCGCCGTACCCGAACTGGGCGGAGCACTTCAAGGCCGCCATGGCCGAGGCGCTGGCCGAGCTGGGCGTCGAGTACGACGGCATCAGCCAGACCGAGCAGTACACCGCCGGTGTCTACCGCGAGCAGGTCCTGCACGCGATGAAGCACCGCGCGGACATCGACGCGATCCTCGGCCAGTACCGCACGAAGAAGGCCCCGGCCAAGAAGTCGCAGAAGCCGGTCGACGAGGCCGAGCTGGAGGCCGCCGAGGGCTCGGGCGCGGCCGCCGAGGACGACGGCAGCGGCGGCTCGGCCGGCTACTTCCCGTACAAGCCCTATTGCGGGCAGTGCGAGAAGGACCTGACCACGGTCACCTCGTACGACGACGAGACCACCGAGCTGGTCTACACCTGCTCGGAGTGCGGTTTCGGCGAAACGGTCCGGCTGAGCGAGTTCAACCGCGGCAAGCTGGTCTGGAAGGTCGACTGGCCGATGCGGTGGGCCTACGAGGGCGTGATCTTCGAGCCGTCCGGTGTCGACCACTCCTCGCCGGGCTCGTCCTTCGTCGTCGGCGGCCAGATCGTCCGGCAGATCTTCGACGGCGACCAGCCCATCGGCCCCATGTACGCCTTCGTCGGCATCAGCGGCATGGCCAAGATGTCGTCGTCGCGCGGCGGGGTGCCGACGCCGGGTGACGCGCTGAAGATCATGGAGGCGCCGCTGCTGCGCTGGCTGTACGCGCGCCGCAAGCCCAACCAGTCCTTCAAGATCGCCTTCGACCAGGAGATCCAGCGGCTCTACGACGAGTGGGACAAGCTGGAGGCCAAGGTCGCCGACGGCAGTGCGCTGCCGGCCGACGCCGCCGCGTACGCCCGGGCGGCCCGTACCGCCGCCGGTGAGCTGCCGCGCACGCCGCGGCCGCTGCCGTACCGCACCCTCGCCTCGGTCGCGGACATCACCGCGGGCCACGACGAGCAGACGCTCCGGATCCTCGGCGAACTGGACCCGGACAACCCGGTCACCTCGCTGGACGAGACCCGGCCGCGGCTGGCCAAGGCCGAGTACTGGATCAACACCCAGGTCCCGGCCGAGCAGCGCACCATCGTCCGCGACGAGCCCGACGAGGAACTGCTCGGCACGCTCGACGAGCAGTCCCGGGGCTCGCTGCGGCTGCTGCTCGACGGTCTCGACGAGCACTGGTCGCTGGACGGCCTGACGACCTTGGTCTACGGCGTTCCGAAGGTGCAGGCGGGCCTGGAGCCGGACGCCAAGCCGACGCCGGAGCTGAAGGTCGCCCAGCGTGCCTTCTTCGCCCTGCTCTACAACCTGCTGGTCGGCCGGGACACCGGGCCGCGGCTGCCCACTCTGCTGCTGGCCGTGGGCGCGGAGCGGGTGCGGAAGCTGTTGGGGGGCTGA
- a CDS encoding bifunctional uroporphyrinogen-III C-methyltransferase/uroporphyrinogen-III synthase, whose translation MNPTAPNHSAAGQVTFLGAGPGDPGLLTLRAVEALASADVLIADPQVLDVVRVHARAQVDTPLQATADEASNPVTPTGVSPLRDTANLVMTAARAGKRVVRAVTGDPGLDGDVAEEMLACAAEGIVFEVVPGIAAAVGVPAYAGVPLRDAEGTDVRFVDARSADARCWSEVGASDATAVVSTTLDSVAAAAGELVSGGRKPDTPMTVTVAGTTTRQRTWTATLGSVAQVLKAAKVLPSADGGQPVIAVVGERSAADRRDRLSWFESKPLFGWRVLVPRTKEQAASLSDQLVSYGAVPHEVPTIAVEPPRTPQQMERAVKGLVTGRYEWIAFTSVNAVKAVREKFEEYGLDARAFAGIKVAAVGEQTAKALVAFGVKPDLVPSGEQSAAGLLEDWPPYDAVFDPIDRVFLPRADIATETLVAGLIELGWEVDDVTAYRTVRASPPPAETREAIKGGGFDAVLFTSSSTVRNLVGIAGKPHNVTVIACIGPATAKTAEEHGLRVDVMSPEPSVHKLAEALADFGAARRDTAVEAGDPVTRPSERRPGSRRRARS comes from the coding sequence TTGAACCCCACCGCCCCAAACCACTCCGCCGCCGGTCAGGTCACCTTCCTGGGTGCCGGGCCGGGAGACCCGGGTCTGCTGACGCTGCGTGCCGTGGAGGCGCTGGCCTCCGCGGACGTACTGATTGCCGACCCGCAGGTGCTGGACGTCGTGCGCGTGCATGCCCGCGCACAGGTGGACACACCACTGCAGGCAACAGCTGACGAGGCGTCAAACCCCGTCACCCCCACTGGCGTTTCTCCCCTTCGGGACACCGCCAATCTTGTCATGACGGCCGCCCGTGCGGGCAAGCGGGTCGTACGTGCCGTCACCGGGGACCCCGGTCTCGACGGTGATGTCGCCGAGGAGATGCTGGCGTGCGCCGCCGAGGGCATCGTCTTCGAGGTGGTGCCCGGTATCGCCGCGGCCGTCGGCGTGCCCGCGTACGCCGGTGTCCCGCTGCGCGACGCCGAGGGCACCGACGTGCGCTTCGTCGACGCCCGCAGCGCCGATGCGCGCTGCTGGTCCGAGGTCGGTGCCAGTGACGCCACCGCCGTCGTCTCCACCACCCTCGACTCGGTGGCCGCGGCCGCCGGTGAGCTGGTGTCGGGGGGCCGCAAGCCGGACACCCCGATGACCGTCACCGTCGCCGGCACCACCACCCGCCAGCGCACCTGGACCGCCACCCTCGGGTCGGTCGCCCAGGTGCTCAAGGCCGCCAAGGTGCTGCCCTCGGCGGACGGCGGCCAGCCGGTCATAGCCGTGGTCGGGGAGCGCAGCGCCGCGGATCGGCGCGACCGCCTCTCGTGGTTCGAGTCCAAGCCGCTCTTCGGCTGGCGGGTACTCGTGCCGCGGACCAAGGAGCAGGCCGCTTCGCTCTCCGATCAGCTCGTCTCGTACGGCGCGGTGCCGCACGAGGTCCCGACCATCGCCGTCGAGCCGCCGCGCACCCCGCAGCAGATGGAGCGCGCGGTCAAGGGCCTGGTCACAGGGCGCTACGAGTGGATCGCCTTCACCTCGGTCAACGCCGTCAAGGCCGTCCGGGAGAAGTTCGAGGAGTACGGCCTGGACGCCCGGGCCTTCGCCGGGATCAAGGTCGCCGCGGTCGGCGAACAGACCGCCAAGGCGCTGGTCGCCTTCGGCGTGAAGCCCGACCTGGTGCCCAGCGGTGAGCAGTCGGCCGCCGGTCTGCTGGAGGACTGGCCGCCCTACGACGCGGTCTTCGACCCGATCGACCGGGTCTTCCTGCCGCGCGCCGACATCGCCACCGAGACCCTGGTCGCCGGTCTGATCGAGCTGGGCTGGGAGGTCGACGACGTCACCGCCTACCGGACGGTGCGCGCCTCGCCGCCGCCGGCCGAGACGCGGGAAGCGATCAAGGGCGGCGGGTTCGACGCCGTGCTGTTCACGTCGTCGAGCACCGTGCGGAACCTGGTCGGCATCGCGGGCAAGCCGCACAACGTGACGGTCATTGCCTGTATCGGCCCGGCCACCGCCAAGACCGCCGAGGAGCACGGCCTGCGGGTGGACGTCATGTCGCCCGAGCCGTCGGTCCACAAGCTGGCCGAGGCGCTGGCGGACTTCGGCGCGGCGCGGCGCGATACCGCGGTCGAGGCCGGGGACCCGGTCACCCGGCCGAGCGAGCGGCGGCCCGGGTCGCGTCGGCGGGCTCGTAGCTGA
- the bla gene encoding class A beta-lactamase, with product MHHAPHTTDQPAAPAAAPTRRTALGAGAGLLTAGLLASATPSAAAAQARTAPDPHQTLRRLEHEHRARVGAFAHNLATGATLAYRAHTRVPFCSVFKTLAVGAVLRDLDHHGETLARRIHYSRADLVDNSPVTGAHLATGMTIAELCAAALQRSDNTAANLLLRELGGPAAVTAFARSLGDRTTRLDRWEPELNSAEPWRRTDTTSPAAIARTYTRLLLGDALTPSDRGRLTAWMKANETNTARFRAALPKDWSLADKTGTGSYGTGNDVGVAWTPDGTPIVLAVLTGKPEQAAASDDALIADVTKVLAQAVTG from the coding sequence ATGCACCATGCACCACACACGACCGATCAGCCGGCCGCACCCGCCGCCGCCCCGACCCGGCGCACCGCGCTGGGCGCCGGAGCCGGACTGCTGACGGCAGGCCTCCTGGCGTCCGCCACCCCATCCGCGGCCGCCGCGCAGGCCCGCACCGCCCCCGATCCGCACCAGACGCTGCGCCGCCTGGAACACGAACACCGGGCGCGCGTCGGGGCGTTCGCCCACAACCTCGCCACCGGCGCGACGCTCGCCTACCGCGCCCACACCCGCGTCCCCTTCTGCTCGGTCTTCAAGACCCTCGCCGTAGGGGCGGTGCTGCGCGACCTCGACCACCACGGCGAGACGCTGGCCCGCCGCATCCACTACAGCCGCGCCGACCTCGTCGACAATTCGCCCGTCACCGGTGCCCACCTCGCCACCGGCATGACGATCGCCGAACTGTGCGCCGCCGCCCTCCAGCGCAGCGACAACACGGCCGCCAACCTCCTGCTCCGCGAACTCGGCGGCCCGGCCGCCGTCACCGCCTTCGCCCGCTCCCTCGGCGACCGCACCACCCGCCTCGACCGCTGGGAGCCGGAACTGAACTCGGCCGAGCCCTGGCGCAGGACAGACACCACCAGCCCCGCCGCCATCGCCCGCACCTACACCCGGCTGCTCCTGGGCGACGCGCTCACGCCCTCGGACCGGGGCCGGCTGACGGCATGGATGAAGGCCAACGAGACCAATACGGCCCGCTTCCGCGCCGCGCTGCCCAAGGACTGGTCCCTCGCCGACAAGACGGGCACGGGCTCGTACGGCACCGGCAATGACGTGGGCGTCGCCTGGACCCCGGACGGCACCCCGATCGTGCTGGCCGTCCTGACGGGCAAGCCGGAGCAGGCCGCGGCCTCCGACGACGCGCTGATCGCGGACGTGACGAAGGTGCTGGCCCAGGCCGTGACGGGCTGA
- a CDS encoding MerR family transcriptional regulator — protein sequence MTVSASPDGMWSIGELAEQAGVTVKTVRFYSDRGLLPEAIRSAGGHRRYGPEALDRLRLIRSLRTLDLPLPQVDRVLAQEDAPGAADALEDAVAGQLRELGTQLSALRWREAALHLLRDCTPEERTDRLRLIGAVNVPPDTDALARFWRHVLPARLPARLLSTLLEAAVPQPPADPTPSQVLVFARLHAVATDSRVVDINIRRLAPRTPDEACRPAVLYEGLVEACALASADVRDRRPPHAGEALDCFVAAHAGLRNTRDTPAFRRQLSAELGRIAHPLIDRYWQLVGELPSASRQPTIGAMDDWLRAALDGQVA from the coding sequence ATGACCGTGTCCGCGTCCCCCGACGGCATGTGGAGCATCGGCGAACTCGCCGAGCAGGCAGGCGTCACCGTCAAGACCGTCCGCTTCTACTCGGACCGCGGCCTGCTGCCCGAGGCCATCCGCAGCGCCGGGGGCCACCGCCGGTACGGCCCCGAGGCCCTGGACCGACTCCGCCTGATCCGTTCGCTGCGCACCCTCGACCTGCCACTGCCGCAGGTCGACCGGGTCCTCGCCCAGGAGGACGCGCCGGGTGCAGCGGACGCCCTGGAGGACGCCGTCGCGGGGCAGCTCCGAGAACTCGGCACGCAACTGTCCGCCCTGCGCTGGCGGGAGGCCGCCCTTCATCTTCTCCGCGACTGCACCCCCGAGGAACGCACCGACCGCCTGCGCCTGATCGGTGCGGTGAACGTCCCGCCCGACACGGACGCCCTGGCCCGCTTCTGGCGTCATGTACTCCCCGCGCGGCTCCCTGCCCGCTTGCTCTCCACACTGCTCGAAGCGGCGGTGCCGCAGCCCCCGGCCGACCCGACCCCGTCCCAGGTGCTGGTCTTCGCCCGACTGCACGCCGTCGCCACCGACAGCCGCGTCGTCGACATCAACATCCGCCGCCTCGCCCCCCGGACCCCCGACGAGGCCTGCCGCCCGGCCGTCCTCTACGAGGGGCTCGTCGAGGCGTGTGCGCTCGCCTCTGCGGACGTACGAGACCGACGGCCCCCGCACGCGGGCGAAGCCCTCGACTGTTTCGTCGCCGCCCACGCCGGCTTGCGCAACACGCGGGACACCCCCGCCTTCCGCCGCCAACTCAGCGCCGAGCTGGGCCGGATCGCGCATCCCCTCATAGACCGCTACTGGCAGCTCGTCGGCGAACTCCCCTCCGCTTCCCGGCAGCCGACCATCGGCGCCATGGACGACTGGCTCCGTGCCGCGCTGGACGGGCAGGTCGCCTAG
- a CDS encoding transposase, translated as MLLPDRTPKRGGRWRDHREVIDATAFKFQTCTQWVHLPEKYGNWRGVYNRLRMWAIDGTWERVFTALTAQADADEDLNWAVSVDSTIVRAHQHAAGARKKGPRPASRLTTPSAGPVAD; from the coding sequence GTGTTGCTCCCGGACCGGACGCCGAAGCGGGGTGGCCGCTGGCGCGATCACCGTGAGGTGATCGACGCGACCGCCTTCAAGTTCCAAACCTGCACGCAGTGGGTCCACCTGCCAGAGAAGTACGGCAACTGGCGGGGTGTCTACAACAGGCTGCGGATGTGGGCCATCGACGGCACCTGGGAGCGGGTGTTTACCGCGTTGACGGCCCAGGCCGACGCGGACGAAGACCTCAACTGGGCGGTCTCCGTGGACTCCACGATCGTGCGCGCTCACCAGCACGCGGCCGGGGCTCGCAAAAAGGGGCCCCGGCCGGCGAGCCGACTGACCACGCCATCGGCCGGTCCCGTGGCGGACTGA